From Hoeflea sp. 108:
CGACGCGCGCGACCAGAAGCAGTCCTACAAGTTCGGCTCCCTCAGCCACGCCGATGCCGCCGTCCGCCGGCAGGCCGTCGAGCACAACATCGAATGCATCGAGATCGGCCGCACGCTTGGGTCAAAGGCGCTGACGGTGTGGATCGGCGATGGCTCCAATTTCCCCGGCCAGGTCAATTTCGCCCGCGCTTTCGAACGTTATCTCGACGCGATGAAGGACATCTACGCGACATTGCCAGACGACTGGCGGTTGTTCACCGAACACAAGATGTACGAACCGGCCTTCTATTCGACGGTCGTGCAGGACTGGGGCACCAACTACATCATTGCGAAGGAGTTGGGCGACAAGGCCTATTGCCTCGTCGACCTCGGCCATCACGCTCCCAACATCAACATCGAGATGATCGTGTCCCGGTTGATCCAGTTCGGCAAGCTGGGCGGTTTCCACTTCAACGACTCGAAATATGGTGACGACGATCTCGATGCTGGATCTATCGATCCTTACCGCCTGTTCCTGGTCTTCAACGAGCTGGTCGACGCCGAGCTTTCCGGGGCGAAGGATTTTCACCCCGCCCACATGCTCGACCAGAGCCACAACGTCACCGATCCGATCGAGAGCTTGATGCTGTCGGCGGTCGAGGTCCAGCGTGCCTATGCCGCGGCATTGCTGGTCGACCGCAAGGCGCTC
This genomic window contains:
- the rhaI gene encoding L-rhamnose catabolism isomerase; translation: METMISGDAVEKSNAVNEKALRADYASLGEQLDRRGIAIDAILRKVEAFGVAIPSWGVGTGGTRFARFPGQGEPRDVFDKIEDCSVINQLTRATPTVSLHIPWDKADPNRLKQAAARFGLGFDAMNSNTFSDARDQKQSYKFGSLSHADAAVRRQAVEHNIECIEIGRTLGSKALTVWIGDGSNFPGQVNFARAFERYLDAMKDIYATLPDDWRLFTEHKMYEPAFYSTVVQDWGTNYIIAKELGDKAYCLVDLGHHAPNINIEMIVSRLIQFGKLGGFHFNDSKYGDDDLDAGSIDPYRLFLVFNELVDAELSGAKDFHPAHMLDQSHNVTDPIESLMLSAVEVQRAYAAALLVDRKALEGFQEANDALMATQTLKAAYRTDVEPILAMARLNSGGAIDPVAAYRASFYRQKVAAERPASVGGSGGIV